The Brevundimonas vesicularis genome includes the window CGTGCAGGATCATGACTGCACCTCGAAGCTGAGCGTCTCCAGACCGTCGATGGTGACAACGACACGGTCGCCCGGCTTGACCGGGCCGACGCCGGACGGGGTGCCGGTGAAGATCAGGTCCCCGGGCTGCAGCGACCACAGAGCGGCGGCGGCCTCGACGATCCGGTCGGGGTTCAGGATCATGTCGTTCAGGACGCTGTCCTGTTTGGTTTCGCCATTGACGCTCAGGCGGATGGCGCCGTCAGGCGAAGGCAGGTCGCCCAAGGTGATGGGCCCGCAGGGCGCGGACTGATCGAACCCCTTGGCGGCGTCCCAGGGGCGACCGGCCTTCTTGGCCTCGGCCTGAAGATCGCGGCG containing:
- a CDS encoding fumarylacetoacetate hydrolase family protein; the encoded protein is MTQWLFAPRPAPSLPIVGSDQRFPVRRILCVGQNYAAHAREMGSDPDKQTPFFFTKPGDAIVSDGANPSYPSATANLHYEAELVAAIGPGKDGGVAIVGWAVGCDLTRRDLQAEAKKAGRPWDAAKGFDQSAPCGPITLGDLPSPDGAIRLSVNGETKQDSVLNDMILNPDRIVEAAAALWSLQPGDLIFTGTPSGVGPVKPGDRVVVTIDGLETLSFEVQS